A stretch of the Glutamicibacter sp. JL.03c genome encodes the following:
- a CDS encoding nucleoside deaminase encodes MSVNTTGQDYLSMAINLATQNVQNAGGPFGAVVVTPDGQVFEGVNRVTASHDPSAHAEVVAIRAAAAALENFDLSGCVLYTSCEPCPMCLATSLWARISKVYFAADRHDAAKAGFDDAVFYEYFEAGSDHALMPVRHFEDAAVAHLRPFEAWDSLESRTDY; translated from the coding sequence ATGAGCGTTAACACCACTGGCCAAGACTATCTTTCGATGGCCATCAACCTTGCCACCCAGAACGTCCAGAATGCCGGGGGCCCCTTTGGCGCCGTGGTCGTCACCCCCGATGGACAGGTTTTCGAGGGAGTCAACCGGGTCACTGCCAGCCATGACCCCTCGGCCCACGCAGAAGTGGTCGCCATCCGCGCCGCTGCCGCCGCGCTGGAGAACTTCGATCTGAGCGGCTGCGTTCTCTACACCAGTTGCGAACCATGCCCGATGTGCCTGGCCACCTCGCTCTGGGCCCGCATCTCCAAGGTCTACTTCGCCGCCGACCGCCACGATGCCGCCAAGGCAGGCTTTGACGACGCGGTGTTCTACGAATACTTCGAGGCAGGCTCGGACCACGCCCTGATGCCGGTGCGGCATTTCGAAGATGCCGCCGTTGCACACCTCAGGCCATTCGAGGCTTGGGACTCGCTGGAATCCCGCACCGATTACTAG